AGCGGCCGAGGGCTGGGCAACTTCAGATCCGCCATGCGCGAGGGCACGAGGAGGTTTTGATCAAACCCGAACACCTCGCACAGGGCACGGCCAAAGGAGACGCGGTTCATCACCTCGCCGCCACAGGTATTCCAGATACCGCCCAGCTTGCGCTCGGCCAGCTCCACCAGCATCGCCGCCACGCTGTCGGCGAGGCTCGGCGAGACGAACTGGTCCTCGAAGAGCTTGACGGTCTGCTGCTTCTCCAGGGCGCCCACCAACCAGGCACCGAAGTTGGGGCGGCCCGCGGGAGGCCAGCCATACACCACGGCCGTCCGGGCGATGGCGCACCCGGGGACGAAAGACTTCGCGGCCTGCTCGCCCATGTGCTTGGTGAGGGCATAGACGCCCCTCGGGTTGGCGCGGGCTTCCTCGTCGTAAGGCCCCTGGTCTCCGTCGAAGACGTAATCCGTGGAGACGTGCACCAGGTGGGCTCCCACCTTGCGCGCCCCCTTCGCCACGGCCATGGCCGCGGTGACGTTGGCGGCATAGGCCAGCTCGGGCGCCCGCTCGCACGCATCCACCTCCGTCATGGACGCCGGATGGATGATGGCCTCGGGCGCCGCGGACTCGATGGCGTTGAGGACGTCCGCCTCCAGGGTGAGATCCACCGGAATGTAGCGGTACGCACCGCCCGTGCGCCGCGCGCCCCGGCCGAGCCCCACCACCTCATGACCTCCCCGCTCCAGCAGCGCACAGACGCGGCTGCCGACCAGACCGTTGGAACCCGTGACGACAAAACGCATGTGGCTTGCTCCAGAACGGCGGCTAGCCCTTGAGGCGGGCACGGTACTGAGTCTCGAAGTACTGACGATAGGTCCCGCTCATCACCCGCTCCCACCAGGCCGGGTGCTCCACGTACCACTTGACCGTCTCGGCCAG
This genomic window from Stigmatella ashevillena contains:
- a CDS encoding SDR family oxidoreductase, yielding MRFVVTGSNGLVGSRVCALLERGGHEVVGLGRGARRTGGAYRYIPVDLTLEADVLNAIESAAPEAIIHPASMTEVDACERAPELAYAANVTAAMAVAKGARKVGAHLVHVSTDYVFDGDQGPYDEEARANPRGVYALTKHMGEQAAKSFVPGCAIARTAVVYGWPPAGRPNFGAWLVGALEKQQTVKLFEDQFVSPSLADSVAAMLVELAERKLGGIWNTCGGEVMNRVSFGRALCEVFGFDQNLLVPSRMADLKLPSPRPLHSGLKADKARAQLLAKPLALTESLQRFHAAWKAGTTPVRGA